A window of Fragaria vesca subsp. vesca linkage group LG7, FraVesHawaii_1.0, whole genome shotgun sequence contains these coding sequences:
- the LOC101296901 gene encoding putative ripening-related protein 2-like gives MKSFFAKGSVVAILLLAIFLVSEAQQCRPSGRIRGRKPPPGQCNKEDDSDCCKAGKMYPTYTCSPPMSGNTQAYLTLNSFEAGGDGGGPSECDGQYHDDNTPVVALSTGWYNGGSRCLKNIKINGNGQSVVAMVVDECDSTEGCDADHDYQPPCPNNIVDASKAVWKALGVSEDNWGGLDITWSDA, from the coding sequence ATGAAGAGCTTCTTCGCAAAGGGGTCTGTTGTAGCCATTCTCCTTTTGGCAATTTTCTTGGTCAGTGAAGCTCAGCAATGCCGTCCTAGTGGAAGAATCAGAGGAAGGAAGCCCCCTCCTGGACAATGTAACAAGGAGGACGACTCTGACTGTTGTAAAGCTGGAAAAATGTACCCAACATACACATGCTCGCCACCTATGTCTGGAAACACCCAAGCCTACCTCACTCTTAACAGCTTCGAAGCAGGAGGTGACGGAGGAGGCCCATCCGAATGTGACGGACAATACCACGATGACAACACTCCAGTTGTGGCATTGTCCACCGGATGGTACAACGGTGGATCAAGGTGCCTTAAGAATATCAAAATTAACGGTAATGGGCAGAGCGTGGTAGCCATGGTCGTGGATGAATGTGACTCTACTGAAGGATGTGATGCAGACCATGATTACCAGCCTCCTTGTCCTAACAACATCGTTGATGCCTCCAAGGCTGTTTGGAAAGCCTTAGGTGTGTCTGAGGACAATTGGGGCGGCTTAGATATCACTTGGTCCGACGCTTAG
- the LOC101297189 gene encoding probable aquaporin PIP2-5-like has product MAKDVEVAERGSFSAKDYQDPPPAPLFDSVELTKWSFYRAVIAEFIATLLFLYITVLTVIGYKSQIDLGGDACGGVGILGIAWAFGGMIFILVYCTAGISGGHINPAVTFGLFLARKVSLVRAVMYIVAQSLGAIAGVGLVKAFQKSYYTKYGGGANELAEGYSTGVGLAAEIIGTFVLVYTVFSATDPKRSARDSHVPVLAPLPIGFAVFMVHLATIPITGTGINPARSLGAAVIYDKKKAWDDQWIFWVGPFIGAAIAAFYHQFILRAGAVKALGSFRSNPHN; this is encoded by the exons ATGGCGAAAGACGTTGAAGTTGCCGAGAGGGGTTCCTTCTCAGCCAAGGACTACCAGGACCCTCCTCCAGCTCCGCTCTTCGACTCAGTTGAGCTGACCAAATGGTCGTTTTACAGAGCTGTCATAGCTGAGTTCATTGCTACTCTTCTGTTTCTCTACATCACTGTGCTGACTGTGATCGGGTACAAGTCCCAAATCGACCTCGGCGGCGACGCTTGCGGCGGAGTTGGGATTCTTGGTATTGCCTGGGCCTTTGGAGGCATGATCTTCATCCTTGTTTACTGCACTGCCGGAATCTCAG GGGGTCACATTAACCCAGCTGTGACTTTTGGACTGTTCTTGGCTCGGAAGGTGTCGTTGGTCCGAGCTGTGATGTATATTGTTGCTCAGAGTTTGGGTGCCATAGCCGGAGTTGGGCTAGTCAAGGCTTTCCAGAAGTCTTACTACACCAAGTATGGTGGAGGAGCCAATGAGCTTGCTGAAGGGTACAGCACCGGAGTTGGATTGGCTGCTGAGATTATTGGAACCTTTGTCCTGGTTTACACTGTGTTCTCTGCTACTGACCCAAAGAGGAGTGCAAGAGATTCCCATGTTCCG GTTTTGGCACCACTTCCAATTGGGTTTGCTGTGTTCATGGTTCACTTGGCCACCATCCCAATCACCGGCACTGGTATCAACCCTGCAAGAAGTCTTGGAGCTGCAGTAATCTACGACAAGAAGAAAGCTTGGGATGACCAA TGGATCTTCTGGGTTGGACCCTTCATCGGTGCCGCAATTGCAGCCTTCTACCACCAATTCATCTTGAGAGCAGGAGCTGTTAAAGCGCTCGGGTCATTCAGGAGCAACCCCCATAATTGA